In one Chitinophaga sancti genomic region, the following are encoded:
- the tnpB gene encoding IS66 family insertion sequence element accessory protein TnpB (TnpB, as the term is used for proteins encoded by IS66 family insertion elements, is considered an accessory protein, since TnpC, encoded by a neighboring gene, is a DDE family transposase.), translated as MLSLAGYNFYIYTSAADMRMGINGLSGIVRNQMALDPLAKGIIYLFFNGRLTQVKMLQFDGDGQALYYKRLARGTFGKPVYDPGCQAMMIERKDVMLILEGIEIKYRKRYERKSGKSPDQPNQ; from the coding sequence ATGTTGTCATTAGCGGGTTATAATTTTTATATCTATACATCTGCAGCGGATATGCGGATGGGAATAAATGGTTTGTCAGGCATCGTACGTAATCAAATGGCACTTGATCCATTAGCGAAGGGCATCATCTATTTGTTTTTTAACGGTCGTCTCACCCAGGTAAAAATGTTACAATTTGATGGAGATGGTCAGGCGCTTTATTATAAAAGATTAGCCAGGGGCACTTTTGGCAAACCGGTTTATGATCCTGGTTGCCAGGCGATGATGATTGAACGCAAAGACGTGATGCTAATCCTGGAAGGAATCGAGATTAAGTATAGAAAGCGTTACGAAAGAAAGTCAGGAAAATCACCGGATCAGCCAAACCAATAA
- the tnpA gene encoding IS66 family insertion sequence element accessory protein TnpA produces MRKKQIQRSLPGSPLKVDMAFHVRQQPDSGMIISEYCRAHQISEGSFYYWLKKTNNTSPVPSSPPAILPVKIVASSNEPVNSNLFAEVRGIAIYQPVPAEYLLTLLNH; encoded by the coding sequence ATGCGAAAGAAGCAAATTCAGAGATCTCTCCCTGGTTCTCCCTTAAAAGTGGACATGGCATTCCATGTTCGTCAGCAGCCTGATTCCGGCATGATTATTAGCGAATACTGCAGGGCTCATCAAATAAGTGAAGGCAGTTTTTATTACTGGTTAAAGAAAACAAACAATACTTCACCGGTTCCATCCTCACCACCAGCAATACTTCCCGTAAAAATTGTAGCATCATCAAATGAGCCTGTTAATTCAAACTTATTTGCTGAAGTGCGCGGTATTGCAATTTATCAACCTGTGCCGGCAGAATATTTACTCACCTTGCTAAATCATTAA
- a CDS encoding helix-turn-helix domain-containing protein produces MKAIHQYNFYRKKYGLDLPIDVVAIKDFKKFIDKNPIHRLSYFDLTFIVEGNEELDINEYRMLVGRGDIVCSFPGQVWRWQENTKLEGYALVFEEDFLLSFFRDRYFLRNLNYLQVHRSSPLLTTNEEQFEILLQHLKLLRSEILKRAGSNTDVLRALLYLILSLLKDCDLKPLNNVEQTKGLAINRYIESFTALVETNFLTRRDLSFYADKLFITTNYLNKITKEVLGTTAKTYILNKTIGEAKNLLNYSSMSIAEISEKLNIETPSYFVRMFRKSTGMTPREFRNNSESKSGN; encoded by the coding sequence ATGAAAGCAATACATCAATATAATTTCTACCGAAAAAAATATGGTCTCGATTTACCTATAGATGTAGTTGCAATCAAGGATTTTAAAAAATTTATCGATAAAAATCCTATTCACCGACTCTCATATTTCGACTTAACATTTATAGTTGAAGGAAATGAAGAACTAGACATAAATGAATATAGAATGTTGGTTGGTCGTGGCGATATTGTTTGTTCCTTTCCAGGCCAGGTTTGGCGTTGGCAGGAAAATACTAAACTGGAGGGGTATGCTTTAGTGTTTGAAGAAGATTTTCTGCTTTCCTTTTTCAGGGATAGGTACTTCTTAAGAAATCTCAACTATTTACAAGTTCACCGTTCATCCCCATTATTGACTACGAACGAAGAGCAATTTGAGATCCTCCTGCAACATTTAAAATTACTACGGTCTGAAATATTAAAACGTGCTGGTTCAAACACAGATGTGCTAAGGGCATTATTATACCTTATCTTAAGCCTTCTAAAAGATTGCGATCTAAAACCTTTGAATAACGTCGAACAAACAAAAGGTCTGGCTATAAACCGTTATATAGAATCATTTACAGCTTTAGTGGAAACTAATTTTTTGACCAGACGCGATCTTTCATTTTATGCGGATAAGTTATTTATTACGACCAACTATTTGAATAAAATAACAAAGGAAGTTTTGGGAACAACGGCCAAAACTTACATACTTAATAAAACAATTGGCGAGGCTAAAAATTTACTCAACTACAGTAGCATGTCCATTGCTGAAATTAGTGAGAAACTCAATATTGAAACCCCGTCTTATTTCGTTCGCATGTTCCGAAAAAGTACCGGTATGACACCAAGAGAATTTAGAAATAATTCTGAATCTAAAAGTGGCAATTAA
- a CDS encoding helix-turn-helix domain-containing protein yields the protein MKTSDALSSIDTKNSPAILGTLHSDTGVFSIIDLSVGDNSILSFEYSRKTFYTVTLLQGDYQLEFEDRSIDISGNSLLFTTTKVPFGIKSSDMGYAGISCVFKEEFITKANSGYRLLEFPIYKPGRQNIYSLTDEQTNDFITIYNKIFDETHADSVYKENLQRTHLLELIFNGQKLAPANSFVKTNNTSEVITCSFIRLLESQFPVESQQDTIKLKTPKDFADSLSLHPNYLNRQVKLSKGRTVSNIIASRLIQEAMILLKLTDWHIAEISYSLGFEEPSHFNLFFKKHTEGSPTDYRKLHKE from the coding sequence ATGAAAACATCTGACGCCTTATCTTCAATTGATACTAAAAATTCACCTGCAATATTGGGTACACTACATAGTGATACAGGTGTCTTCAGTATAATAGATCTAAGTGTAGGTGATAATTCTATTCTTTCATTTGAATATAGCAGGAAGACTTTTTACACCGTTACCCTTCTACAGGGGGATTATCAGCTTGAATTTGAAGACAGGAGCATTGATATTTCGGGCAACTCATTATTGTTCACCACTACCAAGGTTCCATTCGGGATAAAGAGTTCCGACATGGGATACGCAGGGATAAGTTGCGTTTTTAAAGAGGAATTTATTACCAAGGCCAACAGCGGTTATCGTTTGCTTGAATTCCCGATATATAAACCAGGCAGACAGAATATCTACTCGTTGACAGATGAGCAGACAAATGATTTTATCACGATATATAACAAAATCTTTGATGAAACACATGCCGATAGTGTATATAAGGAAAACCTTCAGCGTACTCATCTGCTCGAACTCATTTTTAACGGACAAAAGCTGGCTCCGGCAAACTCATTCGTTAAAACAAATAATACAAGTGAGGTTATAACCTGTTCTTTTATCAGACTGCTGGAATCTCAGTTTCCGGTAGAATCCCAGCAGGATACCATCAAATTAAAAACCCCAAAAGATTTTGCAGACAGCCTATCGTTGCATCCCAACTATTTGAACCGTCAGGTAAAATTATCCAAAGGAAGAACTGTCAGTAATATTATAGCATCACGACTTATCCAGGAGGCTATGATATTATTAAAATTGACTGATTGGCACATTGCCGAGATTTCCTATTCATTAGGCTTTGAAGAACCCTCACATTTCAACCTTTTCTTTAAAAAGCATACAGAGGGTTCGCCTACAGATTACAGAAAATTACATAAAGAATAG
- a CDS encoding SDR family oxidoreductase yields the protein MTKIALVTGANKGIGYETAKQLAEQNIKVLLGARNETEGKKAETALRDLSLDVTYVKLDISNSADIENVKNYIENEYGALDILINNAAVFLDSAWFGNNVETVPLQTLRDTFDINYFGTVELTQALLPLIKKSESGRIVNISSVSGSFGVHLDETHWLYQLKPYAYSASKTALNQFTVFLANALKETNIKVNAANPGWVQTSIGSDQAPLTPEEGAKTGVALALLDEHGPTGTFSQSGEILPW from the coding sequence ATGACAAAGATAGCATTAGTAACAGGTGCCAATAAAGGCATTGGTTACGAAACAGCAAAACAGCTTGCAGAACAGAACATCAAAGTTTTATTAGGAGCAAGGAATGAAACCGAAGGTAAAAAGGCAGAAACAGCATTACGCGATCTATCATTAGATGTTACTTATGTAAAACTGGATATCAGCAATTCTGCCGATATTGAAAATGTGAAAAATTACATTGAAAATGAATATGGTGCATTGGACATCCTGATTAACAATGCGGCTGTATTTTTAGACAGCGCATGGTTCGGAAACAACGTAGAAACTGTTCCCTTACAAACCCTTCGTGATACTTTTGATATTAACTATTTCGGAACAGTGGAGCTTACCCAAGCATTGTTACCGTTAATCAAAAAAAGCGAGTCGGGCCGTATTGTAAACATCAGTAGTGTTTCCGGTTCTTTCGGTGTCCATTTAGATGAGACTCATTGGCTGTATCAATTAAAACCTTATGCTTACAGCGCCTCAAAAACGGCACTCAATCAGTTTACGGTTTTCCTTGCCAATGCACTTAAGGAAACAAATATCAAAGTAAACGCTGCAAATCCGGGATGGGTTCAAACATCAATTGGATCAGATCAAGCGCCGCTTACACCGGAAGAAGGTGCTAAAACAGGTGTTGCATTAGCTTTGCTTGATGAGCATGGACCAACAGGAACTTTCTCTCAATCTGGCGAGATATTGCCTTGGTAA
- a CDS encoding DUF4440 domain-containing protein produces MNKVFNIMKDEKTKVWYYKNDEEKQIAEHIIGLEEAALEKWFNGDTSGYAELWSKRSFTYFDAVATSRAENFDDIIPLLKKVEGNLKADSYEVRDPRVQLGKDMAVLTYQLFAKTNLINIDYNCIEVFQKEEDGKWYAIHSTWSVIRPMDVNFSIFKEVV; encoded by the coding sequence ATGAATAAAGTATTTAATATTATGAAAGACGAAAAAACAAAAGTTTGGTATTACAAAAATGACGAAGAGAAACAGATAGCGGAGCATATCATTGGACTTGAGGAAGCAGCATTGGAAAAATGGTTTAATGGAGATACTTCAGGCTATGCTGAACTATGGTCAAAACGCAGTTTTACCTATTTTGATGCTGTTGCGACTAGTCGTGCAGAAAATTTTGATGACATTATTCCTCTGTTAAAAAAGGTAGAAGGAAATTTAAAAGCGGACAGCTATGAAGTACGTGATCCAAGAGTCCAACTTGGAAAAGATATGGCAGTATTAACTTATCAGCTTTTTGCAAAAACAAACCTTATCAATATAGATTATAATTGTATTGAGGTATTTCAAAAGGAAGAAGACGGTAAGTGGTATGCAATACACTCTACATGGTCAGTTATACGTCCAATGGATGTAAATTTTAGTATTTTCAAAGAAGTAGTTTAA
- a CDS encoding helix-turn-helix domain-containing protein: protein MKSIVLYNFINEKYGKPLLVDIVPISEINKYIETEPTHRLTFYDLTFIIGGNENVFINQTELKVKAGDVICSIPGEIWSWQQQTAMQGYALLFEEDFLISFFNDKQFLNKFSYLRSDRTSPLIHLNKKLFKNVVTHLEQIDREIQKGISSSEHMLRALVYMILALLEQAVVVPIENTEMSSKEEQANRHIKAFVKLADEHYLRSHEVKFFADKLFITSNYLNRMTKKYLGSTAKSYLLKKLIQEAKNLLDYTTLSVAEISSQLKFETPSYFVRIFSKYAGMTPKQYRDKISLD, encoded by the coding sequence ATGAAATCAATCGTTCTATACAACTTTATCAATGAAAAGTATGGAAAACCACTGTTGGTAGATATTGTTCCCATTTCTGAGATCAATAAGTACATTGAAACAGAGCCCACCCATAGGCTTACTTTCTATGATCTTACCTTTATAATAGGTGGAAATGAAAATGTTTTTATTAATCAGACAGAACTGAAAGTTAAGGCAGGAGATGTCATTTGCTCTATTCCGGGAGAAATCTGGAGCTGGCAACAGCAGACTGCCATGCAGGGGTATGCATTGCTGTTCGAGGAAGACTTTTTGATCTCATTTTTTAATGATAAGCAGTTTTTAAATAAATTCAGTTATCTGAGATCAGATCGGACTTCACCTTTGATACACCTAAATAAAAAACTCTTTAAAAATGTCGTAACCCATCTGGAACAAATAGACAGGGAGATCCAGAAAGGTATCAGCAGCAGCGAACACATGTTACGGGCATTGGTTTATATGATCCTGGCACTGCTTGAACAAGCCGTTGTCGTGCCAATAGAGAATACAGAAATGTCTAGCAAAGAGGAACAGGCCAACAGGCATATCAAAGCCTTTGTAAAACTGGCGGATGAGCATTATTTAAGATCACATGAGGTAAAGTTCTTCGCTGACAAGCTTTTTATAACTTCAAATTACTTAAACAGGATGACTAAAAAGTATCTAGGGTCTACTGCCAAGTCATATCTCCTTAAAAAGCTGATCCAGGAAGCAAAAAACCTACTTGATTATACTACCTTGTCAGTGGCAGAGATTAGCAGCCAGTTAAAATTTGAAACACCCAGCTACTTTGTTCGTATATTCAGTAAATATGCGGGAATGACACCAAAGCAATATCGTGATAAAATATCCTTGGATTAA
- a CDS encoding RteC domain-containing protein — protein MNKYYSEKINSLNYQINELIAELENPILLSEQVIELILLTLADLKVFVLKRGFKNDEEEIYFFKYQKPVIVSKLIYYNAIYKIETGKPYGTKRTNKYLKKELKKLKKFFDNNFDFYKYHRNNNDFLDDKLFLRGKHDIKLCLDTYYFESDHSFSTSHDYKVAKIMANDLIQLYLKNKIFITKKKALKDLGPPNIFLNWTGSKAGMIELIYALHYQGVFDNGSTDIRLIAEYFEQLFGVDLGNFYHTYLEIRNRKINRTKFLDKLRDTLIKKMDEQDAKQYNQ, from the coding sequence ATGAATAAATACTACAGTGAAAAGATTAACTCCCTAAATTACCAAATCAATGAGCTTATTGCAGAATTAGAAAACCCTATCCTTCTATCAGAGCAAGTCATTGAGCTGATTTTACTAACACTTGCTGACCTAAAAGTTTTTGTTTTGAAGAGAGGCTTTAAAAATGATGAGGAAGAAATTTATTTTTTCAAATATCAAAAACCGGTAATTGTTTCCAAACTCATTTATTACAATGCTATTTATAAGATTGAGACAGGAAAGCCCTATGGAACAAAGCGCACTAATAAATACCTGAAAAAAGAACTTAAGAAACTTAAAAAATTCTTTGATAATAATTTTGATTTCTATAAATACCATCGTAATAACAACGACTTTCTTGATGATAAACTTTTCTTGCGTGGCAAACATGATATAAAACTATGTCTTGATACCTATTATTTCGAATCGGATCATTCCTTTTCTACATCGCATGATTATAAAGTCGCCAAAATTATGGCAAACGATCTGATACAGCTCTATCTCAAAAACAAGATTTTCATCACGAAGAAAAAAGCGCTAAAGGATTTAGGCCCACCAAATATATTTCTCAACTGGACAGGCAGTAAAGCGGGTATGATTGAATTAATTTACGCTCTTCATTATCAAGGTGTATTTGATAACGGTAGCACCGATATACGATTAATTGCAGAGTATTTTGAGCAGTTATTTGGTGTTGATTTAGGGAATTTTTATCACACCTATCTTGAAATAAGAAACAGAAAAATCAACAGGACTAAGTTCCTTGACAAGTTACGAGATACCCTTATTAAAAAGATGGACGAACAGGACGCGAAACAATATAATCAATGA
- a CDS encoding MmcQ/YjbR family DNA-binding protein: protein MNIEEFREYCLSFKGSHDKMPFNKANSDYDKNIMTFSVMDKWFCFVNIENFDFCDLKCDPEVSKQLQDEYEGVTPGYHMNKEHWISVHFKKDVPKSKIELLVQNSYNLVVAGLTKKQQEDLAKIS from the coding sequence ATGAATATCGAAGAATTTAGAGAATACTGTTTGTCATTTAAGGGATCTCATGATAAGATGCCCTTTAATAAGGCGAATTCCGACTATGACAAAAATATAATGACCTTTAGCGTGATGGATAAATGGTTTTGCTTTGTTAATATCGAAAATTTTGATTTCTGTGATCTCAAATGCGATCCTGAAGTGTCAAAACAGCTTCAAGATGAATATGAAGGGGTTACTCCTGGCTACCATATGAATAAAGAGCATTGGATAAGTGTCCATTTTAAAAAGGATGTTCCAAAAAGTAAAATAGAACTTTTGGTGCAGAATTCCTATAATCTGGTTGTTGCAGGTTTGACAAAAAAACAACAGGAAGATTTGGCAAAAATCTCATAA
- a CDS encoding helix-turn-helix domain-containing protein, translated as MAKTIKNYGFFSYEVNEALHLSEKEEEILENIFKNIENEYQSNIDQFSQDVIIAHIELILQYSNRFYNRQFITRKIANNEILVRLEKLLDDYFNDDEKLVAGLPTVQQIAEHLNISPNYLSDMLRSITGQTTQHHIHEKLIEKAKELLTTSNLSISEIAYRLGFEYPQSFNKLFKKKTDISPLEFRQSFN; from the coding sequence TTGGCGAAAACCATCAAAAACTATGGTTTTTTTTCCTATGAAGTCAACGAAGCCCTGCATTTATCTGAAAAGGAAGAAGAAATTTTGGAAAATATTTTCAAAAATATTGAAAATGAATATCAATCAAATATTGACCAATTTAGTCAAGACGTCATCATTGCTCACATAGAATTGATTTTGCAGTACAGTAACCGTTTTTACAACCGTCAGTTCATTACAAGAAAAATTGCCAACAACGAGATTTTAGTTCGCTTGGAAAAACTTTTGGATGATTATTTCAATGACGATGAAAAGTTGGTTGCCGGCTTACCGACTGTACAGCAAATAGCAGAGCACTTAAATATCTCGCCTAATTATTTAAGTGATATGTTACGAAGTATCACAGGACAAACAACCCAACACCACATTCACGAAAAACTGATTGAAAAAGCAAAAGAGCTGTTGACAACAAGCAATCTTTCAATAAGTGAGATTGCATACCGGTTGGGCTTTGAATATCCACAGTCATTCAATAAACTGTTCAAAAAGAAAACCGACATTTCTCCGTTGGAGTTCCGGCAGTCATTCAATTAA
- a CDS encoding DUF6616 family protein — protein MKYFIEMFSPTQAWMDLNKEQRTKYLDHVNEVSKEMMENGVAIIAMQENDADTIHRAGYNFFVIWTIETAELEEAVQKLMLSEGWFNYFDQLNLKGEPSDIFGKLING, from the coding sequence ATGAAGTATTTTATCGAAATGTTTTCTCCAACACAAGCTTGGATGGATTTGAACAAAGAACAAAGAACAAAATATCTAGATCACGTCAACGAAGTTTCTAAGGAGATGATGGAAAACGGTGTAGCTATCATTGCTATGCAGGAAAATGATGCAGACACCATTCACCGAGCCGGTTATAATTTCTTTGTCATCTGGACCATTGAAACTGCTGAACTTGAAGAGGCTGTTCAAAAGCTTATGTTAAGTGAAGGTTGGTTCAATTACTTTGATCAGCTAAATTTAAAAGGAGAACCAAGCGATATTTTTGGCAAACTAATCAATGGTTAA
- a CDS encoding carboxylesterase family protein has product MDNEKTTVTQTTRSWLGIPYATAQRFRSPILLPFNPNLPYDKKGVAPLQAGNTSWLEADSGFSEDCLNLNVWAPENINEKPLPVVVYIYGGGWMSGANSQTVSNASGLAATGRVIGVSINYRLGAFGALSLSQYGGALAEATNLCLQDMITALKWVQANIAHFGGDPNNVTITGHSAGAFSALALLAAPSAYGLFHRIAAFSGMPSRQVPAWSAEECAIEVLTALGILDNPEELLQIEASLLAETMNNTIYTDPGVGHGVDNNCVATVDDKNQPNGVLIDHPMSVLQSGRHKDIDIMFSSTTYETGYWVLYKTEDFDPKSIDNLVKEFAYRNRIPRSRAKKIIDAYNVDGRTPVEIRGLLLTDYSFTLPQARGALAHAAAGGKAYLLCIGPVEGVPAVHGTEMYGIVGQQAPDASDEQIVRDNFVRDALLDFATGNHSQLWDPVSTELISQGIGNPPYDPTVHAQEVLQIFEGVERP; this is encoded by the coding sequence ATGGATAACGAAAAAACAACAGTTACCCAAACTACACGTTCATGGCTGGGCATTCCCTACGCTACCGCACAGCGCTTTCGCAGTCCTATTTTGTTGCCTTTTAATCCCAATTTACCTTATGACAAAAAAGGTGTTGCACCATTACAAGCAGGCAACACCAGTTGGCTCGAAGCAGATAGTGGCTTTAGCGAAGATTGTTTAAATCTTAATGTTTGGGCCCCCGAAAACATTAACGAAAAACCCCTTCCAGTGGTCGTTTATATTTACGGTGGCGGTTGGATGAGTGGTGCGAATTCACAAACTGTGTCTAATGCCTCTGGTTTAGCAGCAACAGGTCGTGTAATTGGGGTATCCATAAATTATAGATTGGGTGCGTTTGGTGCATTGTCGCTTTCCCAATATGGAGGAGCACTTGCAGAGGCAACAAACCTTTGCCTGCAAGATATGATTACTGCACTCAAATGGGTGCAAGCAAATATTGCACACTTTGGTGGCGACCCAAACAATGTTACCATTACTGGACATAGTGCAGGTGCTTTTTCTGCACTTGCTCTACTTGCAGCACCTTCTGCTTATGGATTATTTCATCGTATTGCCGCATTTTCTGGTATGCCATCTCGTCAAGTTCCAGCTTGGAGTGCAGAAGAGTGTGCTATTGAGGTTCTCACCGCACTTGGTATTCTGGATAATCCTGAAGAATTGCTACAAATCGAGGCAAGTTTGCTTGCAGAAACAATGAATAATACAATCTATACAGACCCTGGTGTTGGGCACGGTGTGGATAATAATTGCGTTGCTACCGTTGATGATAAAAATCAACCAAATGGTGTTCTTATCGACCATCCAATGTCTGTTCTTCAATCTGGACGACATAAGGATATTGATATTATGTTTAGCAGTACAACTTACGAAACAGGATATTGGGTGCTTTACAAAACCGAAGATTTTGACCCTAAAAGTATCGACAATTTGGTGAAAGAATTTGCTTACCGCAACCGAATTCCACGAAGTCGTGCAAAAAAAATTATTGACGCATACAATGTTGACGGACGTACCCCAGTTGAGATTCGTGGCTTGTTACTTACAGATTATTCGTTTACGTTACCACAAGCACGAGGTGCATTGGCGCATGCTGCTGCAGGTGGAAAGGCTTATTTGCTATGTATTGGTCCTGTTGAAGGCGTTCCAGCTGTTCACGGAACAGAAATGTACGGAATTGTTGGGCAGCAAGCTCCTGATGCAAGCGATGAGCAAATTGTTCGTGATAATTTTGTTCGTGACGCACTTCTTGACTTTGCTACCGGTAATCACAGTCAACTTTGGGATCCTGTATCAACTGAATTGATTTCACAAGGTATTGGTAATCCTCCCTATGATCCAACTGTTCATGCGCAAGAAGTGTTGCAAATCTTTGAAGGTGTCGAACGTCCCTAG